In Nymphaea colorata isolate Beijing-Zhang1983 chromosome 3, ASM883128v2, whole genome shotgun sequence, a genomic segment contains:
- the LOC116250234 gene encoding uncharacterized protein LOC116250234 isoform X1, with amino-acid sequence MAPSTFQELELLNCSLNLEEVMLDRSWEDVLCPICLDFPHNGVLLCCSSYKKGCRPFICDTDCAHSNCLDRFKSAYGMSEETRDLEALGGSSSDSSQSTTPRSYDLPLCPLCRGEVMGWIIINEVRTHLDAKERFCAEENCKFCGNYAELRKHMVSCHPLARPSEVDPARKLEWENFQRSSELIDVLNTIHLEVPNGVVLGDYVIEYAENETADDYDDYHGYEGNRWTSCFVHQVFDPIFNFRGRNRRRSGSRGTRSHGQQWEDASGPPEDATGSVGYSFRVSDEFVQRDASARSHRRSRRRHRSRVQDN; translated from the exons ATGGCTCCAAGCACTTTTCAGGAACTGGAGCTGCTGAACTGCTCCTTGAATTTAGAAGAAGTTATGCTAGATAGGAGTTGGGAGGATGTGCTGTGTCCCATATGTTTAGACTTTCCCCACAATGGAGTTCTTCTTTGTTGCTCCTCTTACAAAAAGGGTTGTCGGCCTTTTATATGCGACACGGACTGTGCACATTCAAACTGTCTTGATAGATTCAAGAGTGCATATGGGATGTCTGAAGAAACAAGGGATTTAGAGGCTTTAGGTGGTAGCTCTAGTGATAGTTCGCAGTCAACAACTCCAAGATCTTATGACTTGCCCTTGTGCCCATTATGCAGAGGTGAAGTTATGGGATGGATTATTATCAATGAGGTGCGTACACATTTGGATGCCAAAGAACGTTTTTGCGCAGAGGAGAACTGTAAGTTTTGTGGAAACTATGCAGAACTACGAAAGCACATGGTTTCTTGTCATCCTCTTGCTCGTCCATCAGAAGTGGATCCTGCACGAAAGTTAGAGTGGGAGAACTTTCAAAGATCATCCGAGCTAATAGATGTTCTCAATACAATTCATTTGGAAGTTCCTAATGGGGTTGTACTTGGTGATTATGTGATTGAGTATGCAGAAAATGAGACTGCTGATGATTATGATGATTATCATGGATATGAAGGCAATCGGTGGACATCTTGCTTTGTCCATCAAGTGTTTGATCCGATATTCAATTTCAGGGGAAGGAATAGACGAAGGTCAGGATCAAGGGGAACGAGGTCACATGGTCAACAATGGGAAGATGCTTCAGGTCCACCTGAAGATGCTACTGGTTCTGTTGGATATAGTTTTAGGGTTAGCGATGAATTTGTACAAAGAGATGCTTCTGCAAGGAGTCACAGAAG GTCGAGGAGGAGACATCGTTCTCGGGTTCAAGACAACTAG
- the LOC116250234 gene encoding uncharacterized protein LOC116250234 isoform X2: MGWIIINEVRTHLDAKERFCAEENCKFCGNYAELRKHMVSCHPLARPSEVDPARKLEWENFQRSSELIDVLNTIHLEVPNGVVLGDYVIEYAENETADDYDDYHGYEGNRWTSCFVHQVFDPIFNFRGRNRRRSGSRGTRSHGQQWEDASGPPEDATGSVGYSFRVSDEFVQRDASARSHRRSRRRHRSRVQDN, from the exons ATGGGATGGATTATTATCAATGAGGTGCGTACACATTTGGATGCCAAAGAACGTTTTTGCGCAGAGGAGAACTGTAAGTTTTGTGGAAACTATGCAGAACTACGAAAGCACATGGTTTCTTGTCATCCTCTTGCTCGTCCATCAGAAGTGGATCCTGCACGAAAGTTAGAGTGGGAGAACTTTCAAAGATCATCCGAGCTAATAGATGTTCTCAATACAATTCATTTGGAAGTTCCTAATGGGGTTGTACTTGGTGATTATGTGATTGAGTATGCAGAAAATGAGACTGCTGATGATTATGATGATTATCATGGATATGAAGGCAATCGGTGGACATCTTGCTTTGTCCATCAAGTGTTTGATCCGATATTCAATTTCAGGGGAAGGAATAGACGAAGGTCAGGATCAAGGGGAACGAGGTCACATGGTCAACAATGGGAAGATGCTTCAGGTCCACCTGAAGATGCTACTGGTTCTGTTGGATATAGTTTTAGGGTTAGCGATGAATTTGTACAAAGAGATGCTTCTGCAAGGAGTCACAGAAG GTCGAGGAGGAGACATCGTTCTCGGGTTCAAGACAACTAG